Proteins from a genomic interval of Lathamus discolor isolate bLatDis1 chromosome 19, bLatDis1.hap1, whole genome shotgun sequence:
- the KCNA2 gene encoding potassium voltage-gated channel subfamily A member 2, with product MTVATGDPADEAAALPGHPQDTYNPETDHECCERVVINISGLRFETQLKTLAQFPETLLGDPKKRMRYFDPLRNEYFFDRNRPSFDAILYYYQSGGRLRRPVNVPLDIFSEEIRFYELGEEAMEMFREDEGYIKEEERPLPENEFQRQVWLLFEYPESSGPARIIAIVSVMVILISIVSFCLETLPIFRDENEDMHGSGLSHPTYSNSSMGYQQSTSFTDPFFIVETLCIIWFSFEFLVRFFACPSKAGFFTNIMNIIDIVAIIPYFITLGTEMAEKPEDGQQGQQAMSLAILRVIRLVRVFRIFKLSRHSKGLQILGQTLKASMRELGLLIFFLFIGVILFSSAVYFAEADESESQFPSIPDAFWWAVVSMTTVGYGDMVPTTIGGKIVGSLCAIAGVLTIALPVPVIVSNFNYFYHRETEGEEQAQYLQVTSCPKIPSSPDLKKSRSASTISKSDYMEIQEGVNNSNEDFREENLKTANCTLANTNYVNITKMLTDV from the coding sequence ATGACAGTTGCTACTGGAGATCCTGCAGAtgaagctgcagctcttcccGGTCACCCGCAGGACACGTATAACCCTGAGACCGACCATGAATGCTGCGAGAGGGTGGTCATTAATATCTCAGGGCTGCGCTTTGAGACACAGCTCAAGACATTAGCCCAGTTTCCAGAGACCTTACTAGGGGATCCTAAAAAGAGAATGAGATATTTCGACCCACTCCGGAATGAGTATTTCTTTGACCGGAACAGACCCAGCTTCGATGCCATCTTGTACTATTACCAGTCTGGTGGGAGGTTGCGGAGGCCAGTTAACGTGCCCTTAGATATCTTCTCAGAAGAGATTCGTTTCTATGAACTGGGGGAAGAAGCAATGGAGATGTTTCGGGAGGATGAAGGTTACATCAAAGAAGAGGAAAGGCCGTTGCCTGAGAATGAGTTTCAGAGACAAGTGTGGTTGCTCTTTGAGTACCCCGAGAGCTCAGGCCCTGCCAGGATTATAGCTATTGTCTCTGTCATGGTGATTTTAATTTCCATTGTCAGCTTTTGCCTGGAAACCTTGCCCATTTTTCGGGATGAGAACGAAGACATGCACGGCAGCGGGCTGAGCCATCCCACCTACTCCAACAGCAGCATGGGGTACCAGCAGTCCACCTCTTTCACAGATCCCTTCTTCATCGTGGAGACACTTTGCATCATCTGGTTCTCCTTTGAGTTCTTGGTGAGGTTTTTTGCCTGCCCCAGCAAGGCTGGGTTTTTTACCAACATCATGAACATTATAGACATCGTAGCCATCATTCCCTACTTCATCACCTTAGGGACAGAGATGGCCGAGAAGCCGGAGGATGGTCAGCAAGGCCAGCAGGCCATGTCCTTGGCCATCCTTCGAGTCATCCGCTTGGTGCGGGTCTTCAGGATCTTCAAACTCTCCCGGCACTCCAAGGGGCTGCAGATCCTGGGGCAGACTCTCAAGGCCAGCATGCGGGAGCTGGGCCTCttgatatttttcctcttcatcgGCGTCATCCTCTTCTCCAGCGCTGTCTACTTTGCCGAGGCCGACGAGAGCGAGTCCCAGTTCCCGAGCATCCCCGATGCCTTCTGGTGGGCTGTGGTTTCCATGACGACTGTTGGCTACGGAGACATGGTCCCCACGACCATCGGGGGGAAAATAGTGGGTTCCTTGTGTGCCATTGCTGGCGTATTAACGATTGCCTTACCAGTGCCCGTCATAGTGTCTAACTTCAATTACTTCTACCACCGGGAGACggagggagaggagcaggcTCAATATTTGCAAGTAACCAGCTGCCCAAAGATCCCCTCTTCCCCTGAcctaaagaaaagcagaagtgccTCTACTATTAGTAAGTCTGATTATATGGAGATTCAGGAAGGCGTAAATAATAGCAATGAGGATTTTAGGGAGGAGAACTTGAAGACAGCCAATTGCACCCTAGCTAACACAAACTATGTGAATATCACCAAAATGCTAACCGATGTCTAG